TCTTGCATTTGCCAAGATgggcatttggaggtcagagaacttttggtagttctggggactgaactcatgtCATCAGTCTTGCCTAACACGGAGTTTTTACCAACTGATCAATCttacctctatctatctatctgtctgtctgtctctctatctaaCTACCTAAATATCTATtattaatctatcatctatctatctatctatctatctatctatctatctatctatctatctatcaatcatctatctacctacctacctacctacctatcaatttatctaaatatttatctatcatctatctatctgctaCATTGtctgttcttgagacagggtctttctatgcaCCCTAGATTAGCCTACATTTTGCCATCCTTCGGCCTCCATGTCCTTCTTCCATACTGGGATATTAGGATTGCCATCAAACTCAGTTTAGTAACAAGTAAAGTAAACATTTTTAGATTAAAGAAAtgcttaaaatgtaaattaattgaTGTTTTTCAGGTCATGAAGACAATGACATCCATATAACCTCTTTGCAACAGATAAAAACTGTGACAGAACAGGTGGTCCATGGTGATGAAAATCCTGCACCTGCCCAGGCAGCCAAGCCCACTGTGATGTCCCAGCCCCACCACCACATGACAGTGCTGGTGGGGCCACTGGAGCCCTCATTTCACTCTGGAATCCTGAGCACAATGTCTCACAGAGATGTCCGAGCCGAGCTGTTCCTGCGAAGCTTCCTCATGTGGTCAGACACTATAGAAATGTTGCGTGTGGCTGGGCACCACTCCGTGTACAAGTCGGGTTGGCTGTACCCGGTCTACATATTCAGTTACATATCTCTCCTGCGAATGGTCTTCACGCCCAAGAACCCTCTTCTCAATTCCATGGGGGTCCTGCTGCAGGAtttaccctttgtttttcttaGACTCAGTTTAATCATTGCCCTGGGGACTATCACACCAGTACTGGGCCTTTGTAAAAATGTCCTAGTGACTGTCTCCTACGTTTACTTCAATTATGTCACCAAACTCAGGCCTTTCTCTGCCTTTGAAACCTCTCCATTTTAAGCAGCAAATGTTAAGAAAGTAAGTCCTCCTGATTATGCATATAAACACATTTGTATAGTGTTTCTAAGCAGAAGCTTTTGCACTATATAGAATTAACCACTTCCAAACTGTAgcatagctttttttaaaaaatatataaatggtgCTACCTTTAAGCAAAGTTATATTCTTCCAAATTGCTTCTTCTTGGCTTCTGAAAACCTTAGTTGTTGATTTTAGCCATGCATATCCcaccctttcttttttctaaaaacCACTCCTCAATAAAGCCTTTTAAAGTGCTGGGAACCATGAGCTAGCTCAAGAATGAGATTTTCATCACATGTACATTGAAGAATATTTTACGgcttaattaaatgaaattagtTTTAGAAAATAACCCAAAGATATTGAATTTATTTTAGAGTTTGCTTGGAAATCTGAAAACTGTAGCTTTTGGGTCTCCTTCAAAACATAaaatttcattctctctctctctctctctctctctctctctctctctctctctctctctctctctctccctctgttgcAAACACACAGCAGTGAGGATTGAACCAGACCCCTGCCACATTCT
This sequence is a window from Peromyscus eremicus chromosome 5, PerEre_H2_v1, whole genome shotgun sequence. Protein-coding genes within it:
- the Tmem236 gene encoding transmembrane protein 236, with protein sequence MFSGRIIKLVVFELLEFAAFSVPTLVIMEQFATAYQKTRDGSDRTHYWLIVSCSIAYVAAMSLLIWVPIKVVLFKRWHLYKKIVGWRPVLMMCVVLTTLPSFSFSIAVTEVQKNFNGSLNSVPDSLPDLPVSLVLFSLIVVDIIEKLRIYPLRGSQQSHEDNDIHITSLQQIKTVTEQVVHGDENPAPAQAAKPTVMSQPHHHMTVLVGPLEPSFHSGILSTMSHRDVRAELFLRSFLMWSDTIEMLRVAGHHSVYKSGWLYPVYIFSYISLLRMVFTPKNPLLNSMGVLLQDLPFVFLRLSLIIALGTITPVLGLCKNVLVTVSYVYFNYVTKLRPFSAFETSPF